The following proteins come from a genomic window of Macadamia integrifolia cultivar HAES 741 chromosome 14, SCU_Mint_v3, whole genome shotgun sequence:
- the LOC122062094 gene encoding uncharacterized protein LOC122062094, producing MLNRSLLSRSGSFRPENLGQNALALIGNLCFTIFVLGVLIFTLIAATYHPEDPLFHPSNKITNFLTSTSNATFNSDDTVVKTGEDFVLSNQTVFDTFINITEIPSVTVEDLPVCEGDMDKPIDCADREVFNVLMRAAIDHFKDIHFYRFGKPVRGSNGSTCDMAWRFRPNQGKIAAFYKDYRRFSISRSKNCNYTVVGIGDYHSGMNARKRKKNQKPGFEKLPKHAENPITLPLVGEVVNDTLPVVESESSFSRGKYLIYSGGGDKCKSMNHYLWSFLCALGEAQYLNRTLVMDLTICLNSMHTSSHKDEEGKDFRFYFDFEHLKESASVLDQGQFWLDWGKWQIKDRLPLFLVDDFRVTPMNLKQVRDTLIMRKFGSVEPDNYWYRVCEGETESVIQRPWNLIWKSRRLLDIVSGIASRLNWDFDSVHVVRGEKAKNKRLWPNLGADTSPEALISSLQGKIEAGRNVYCATNEPDTSFFNPLKDKYSVHFLDEYKDLWDENSEWYAETTKLNNGVPVEFDGYMRASVDTEVFLRGKKQIETFNDLTSDCKDGINTCRAST from the coding sequence ATGTTAAATCGCTCATTACTTTCCAGATCCGGAAGTTTCCGGCCGGAAAACTTAGGTCAAAACGCTCTTGCCCTGATTGGAAACCTTTGTTTCACTATCTTTGTACTTGGAGTCCTAATCTTCACTCTCATTGCTGCAACCTACCACCCTGAAGATCCTCTGTTTCATCCATCTAACAAAATCACAAACTTCCTCACCTCAACTTCAAATGCTACCTTCAATTCTGATGATACAGTCGTCAAGACTGGTGAGGACTTCGTGCTTTCTAACCAAACTGTATTCGATACTTTCATTAACATCACCGAAATCCCTTCTGTCACCGTTGAAGATCTCCCTGTTTGTGAGGGGGATATGGATAAACCCATTGACTGTGCAGACAGGGAGGTGTTTAATGTGTTGATGAGAGCGGCTATTGATCATTTTAAGGATATTCACTTCTACCGGTTTGGGAAACCTGTGCGTGGATCAAATGGGAGCACCTGTGATATGGCTTGGAGGTTTAGGCCCAACCAAGGAAAAATTGCAGCGTTTTATAAAGACTACCGTAGGTTCTCAATTTCTAGGTCTAAGAACTGCAATTACACTGTGGTTGGGATTGGGGATTACCACTCCGGTATGAAtgcaaggaaaaggaagaaaaaccaGAAACCCGGGTTTGAGAAGTTGCCAAAACATGCAGAGAATCCTATTACTTTGCCTCTGGTTGGAGAAGTTGTTAATGATACTCTTCCTGTGGTTGAATCCGAGAGTTCGTTTAGTCGTGGCAAGTACTTGATTTACTCGGGTGGTGGAGACAAATGTAAGAGCATGAATCATTACCTCTGGAGCTTCTTATGTGCTTTGGGTGAAGCTCAGTATTTGAATCGCACATTGGTTATGGATTTGACGATCTGTTTAAATTCGATGCATACTTCATCTCACAAGGATGAGGAGGGGAAGGATTTCAGGTTTTACTTTGATTTTGAGCATTTGAAGGAGTCAGCTTCTGTACTGGACCAGGGTCAGTTCTGGTTAGATTGGGGGAAATGGCAGATTAAAGATCGTTTGCCACTGTTCCTTGTTGATGATTTTAGGGTCACACCGATGAACCTTAAACAGGTAAGGGATACTCTGATAATGAGGAAATTTGGATCCGTAGAGCCAGATAATTACTGGTATCGAGTGTGCGAAGGAGAGACTGAATCTGTTATCCAACGACCATGGAATCTCATCTGGAAATCTAGACGCTTGCTGGACATAGTATCTGGCATAGCCTCAAGGTTGAATTGGGATTTCGATTCTGTCCATGTTGTGAGAGGTGAGAAGGCAAAGAATAAGCGACTCTGGCCTAATCTAGGTGCTGATACTTCACCCGAAGCACTTATTTCATCTCTGCAGGGCAAGATTGAAGCTGGGAGGAATGTGTATTGTGCCACCAATGAACCTGATACTTCTTTCTTCAACCCTCTGAAGGACAAGTATTCAGTTCATTTCCTTGATGAATATAAGGATCTCTGGGATGAGAACAGCGAGTGGTATGCGGAGACCACAAAACTTAACAATGGTGTTCCAGTAGAGTTTGATGGTTACATGAGAGCATCAGTTGATACTGAGGTGTTCTTGAGGGGCAAAAAGCAGATTGAAACTTTCAACGATCTGACAAGTGACTGCAAAGATGGGATCAATACCTGCCGTGCTTCTACTTGA
- the LOC122061929 gene encoding coatomer subunit zeta-2-like, with translation MEICPLIKNILLLDSEGKRVAVRYYSDDWPTNSAKLSFEKSVFTKTSKTNARTDAEITMIDNYIIVYKCTEDLYFYVTGGDNENELILASVLQGFFDAVALLLRDNVSKMAALESLDLIFCCIDEIVDRGIILETEASVIAGKVASNGLESSSSLTEQTITQALATAREHLARSLLK, from the exons GAAATTTGTCCTCTAATAAAGAACATACTTCTGCTGGATTCTGAAGGAAAGCGTGTGGCTGTCAGATACTATTCAGATGATTGGCCGACAAATAGTGCGAAGTTATCTTTTGAGAAATCTGTCTTCACTAAAACTTCAAAGACAAATGCCCGAACAGACG CGGAGATCACCATGATTGATAACTACATTATTGTCTACAAGTGTACTGAAGATCTTTACTTCTATGTTACTGGGGGTGATAATGAGAATGAGCTCATTTTGGCATCAGTCCTTCAGGGATTCTTTGATGCAGTTGCCCTTCTTTTGAG GGATAATGTGTCAAAAATGGCAGCACTTGAAAGTTTAGATCTCATCTTTTGCTGTATCGATGAGATTGTTGATAGGGG GATTATTCTTGAAACTGAAGCCAGCGTTATAGCAGGAAAAGTTGCCTCCAATGGTCTGGAAAGTTCGTCATCATTGACTGAGCAG ACTATAACTCAAGCACTAGCTACAGCACGGGAACATCTTGCAAGATCTCTGCTCAAATGA